A genome region from Brassica oleracea var. oleracea cultivar TO1000 chromosome C2, BOL, whole genome shotgun sequence includes the following:
- the LOC106326675 gene encoding splicing factor U2af small subunit B-like, protein MAEHLASIFGTEKDRVNCPFYFKIGACRHGDRCSRLHNRPTISPTLLLSNMYQRPDMITPGVDPQGQPLDPSKVQEHFEDFYEDIFEELDKCGEVESLNVCDNLADHMIGNVYVLFKEEDQAAAALKALQGRFYLGRPIIADFSPVTDFREATCRQYEEDNCNRGGYCNFMHAKQISRELRRKLFGRYRRSYRRGSRSRSRSRSISPRRKRERERGERDVRDHDRHGKRSSDRSERHDRDGDGRRRHGSPKQSRSPVVREGSEERRARIEQ, encoded by the coding sequence ATGGCGGAGCATTTAGCTTCAATCTTTGGTACTGAAAAGGACAGAGTGAATTGCCCTTTTTACTTCAAGATCGGTGCTTGCCGTCACGGTGACCGCTGCTCACGCCTCCATAACCGTCCCACCATCTCCCCCACGCTCCTCCTCTCTAACATGTACCAGAGACCGGACATGATAACACCCGGTGTGGACCCTCAGGGGCAACCACTAGACCCGAGTAAGGTCCAAGAACACTTTGAGGATTTCTACGAAGACATTTTCGAAGAACTCGACAAGTGTGGTGAAGTGGAGAGTCTCAATGTTTGCGACAACCTCGCTGATCACATGATTGGGAATGTTTATGTCCTGTTTAAGGAAGAGGATCAGGCTGCTGCCGCTTTGAAGGCTTTGCAAGGGAGATTCTATTTAGGCCGTCCTATCATTGCTGACTTCTCTCCTGTGACGGATTTTCGGGAAGCAACTTGTAGGCAGTATGAAGAAGACAACTGTAACCGTGGTGGGTACTGTAATTTTATGCACGCCAAGCAGATTTCTAGGGAGCTTAGGCGGAAGTTGTTTGGGAGGTACCGCCGGTCGTACCGCCGTGGAAGCAGGAGTAGAAGCCGGAGCAGGAGTATAAGCCCGAGACGCAAGAGAGAGCGTGAGAGAGGAGAGAGAGATGTTAGGGACCATGACCGTCATGGGAAACGAAGCAGTGACAGGTCAGAGAGGCATGATAGGGATGGTGATGGAAGAAGGAGACATGGAAGCCCGAAACAGAGCAGAAGCCCAGTTGTTAGAGAAGGCAGTGAGGAAAGGAGGGCTAGGATTGAGCAATGA